Below is a genomic region from Virgibacillus dokdonensis.
AACGGAACCTACACCACCTTGTCGCTCCAAAAATGGGACGACTTGTTCATCAGCGGTTTCCGTTAACGATGCTACATTTTCTCCAGTTAAACCAACCCACATAACGGGCAGTTGGTCTGGATTAAAACGCATGATATTTGGGTCCCCTGCTTGACTAGGAAGAACCCCTTTCACTTGGTCAACACTTTCTCTTACATCCAATAAAGCTTGATCTAAATCTGTGCCATTTTTAAACATAAGTAAGACAAGCGAAGAACCGGCTTGCGATTGCGATTGTACCGTTTCAATTCCTTCTACTGTACTAACTGCTGATTCAATTGGTCTACTGATTAAATTTTCTACTTCTTGTGGCGCTGCATCTTGATAAGATGTCGCTACAACTGCTACTGGGAGATCAATTTTTGGAAAAAGATCTACGGTCAAGCTCCGTAAAGAAACAGCTCCCAGAGCTAGTAGAGCAACAACAATCATAATAACGCCAACGGGACGTTTGACAGATGTTTTAATTAACTTCAAGGTTTACTCCCCTTTCGCAACTTTAACCTGGCTTCCATCCTTTAACGATAGTTGTCCTTTTACGATAACTTGATCGCCAGATTTCACGTCGCCTTCAATTGCCGTTTCTTCTGTTTGTGATTCTTCCACAGAAACGTCCACACGCTTTGCTTGCTTATCTTTTACAATATAGACAAACGATTCACCGCCTTGTTCTTCCACAGCACTGGTTGGAACTACGATAGCATCTTTTATTGTCGTTTCCTTTACAATTAACTGAGCGGTCATGCCTGGTAATAGCTCCGAATCTTCATTATCGATCTCCGCTTCTATAGGATAAAGCCCTGTATCATTTGGAACGGAACCAACAGAAGTAATCGTTGCTGTCCATTCTTTTCCTTCTATATGGATAGGTAGCTCATCATCTTCTTCCAATAGTTTACGATCACTTGCTGTTACAGACAATTCCACTGTTAAAGGATGAAAATCTGCAACAATCGCTAGAGGTTCTTCTTGAGACACCATTTCTCCCTCATTTGCGGTTAGTTGAACAAGCTTGCCATCTTTAGGTGCACGAATACTTTGGCTTCCAGCTTGTGAAATGATCGTGGCAATAACCTCATTTTCCTCCACCTGGTCTCCATTGTTAACCTTTAACTCATCAATTTTTCCTGAGGCTTGCAACATCACGGGACTGGAAACAGAGGGACGCGTTCTGCCATAAATACTTTTTTCAATTTCAATAGAACCTTCCTTCACCTCTTCTGTTTCCACAGGTACTACGCGCTTTTCCTTTTCCTCTTTTGTTTCTTCTTGATTACATGCAGCTAATAAAAGAATCATCCATACAACCGTTCCAACAATTATAATCTTCTTCACCTGTGTTGCTCCTCTCTATCACTATCAAGCTGTTATAATAATTCAATATTCAATATAGTAGCGATTTTACTGACATCTTCTATTAATATATCATAGGCATAAAAATGGGCCAGTAAACCTTGAATAACAACGATATTACAATCTTCAAGCCCTTCTTTTTCCAATAGGCGTACAACTTCATATAATCGCTCTTTTTTGCTTTGTTGCACATCTAACAATACTATCTTTTCTTTTAAAGCGTTTAAAACCTTTTGCAATGTCTGCTTCTCCAAGGTAGATCTTCTCGTTGATTTGTAGATTTCCGAGATTTGTGCCATATCGACCAGTCCGGAAGATTCTCGCTTTAACATACCCGTTATTAAATCATGCAAACGCCGAACAATAAATTCCCCCGCTTGCTC
It encodes:
- a CDS encoding efflux RND transporter periplasmic adaptor subunit, whose amino-acid sequence is MKKIIIVGTVVWMILLLAACNQEETKEEKEKRVVPVETEEVKEGSIEIEKSIYGRTRPSVSSPVMLQASGKIDELKVNNGDQVEENEVIATIISQAGSQSIRAPKDGKLVQLTANEGEMVSQEEPLAIVADFHPLTVELSVTASDRKLLEEDDELPIHIEGKEWTATITSVGSVPNDTGLYPIEAEIDNEDSELLPGMTAQLIVKETTIKDAIVVPTSAVEEQGGESFVYIVKDKQAKRVDVSVEESQTEETAIEGDVKSGDQVIVKGQLSLKDGSQVKVAKGE